One Streptomyces sp. ML-6 genomic region harbors:
- a CDS encoding aldehyde dehydrogenase family protein, translated as MTSTHAFWLAGRQATGEDSFDVTNPWDGRLVGTVSVPTDAQVEEAVAAAHAVREEFAATPAHVRAAALDHVVRRLVERTEEIAQLISAENGKPIKWARGEVGRAVSVFRFAAEEARRFNGGDAQRLDTDAGGTGRLGLTRRFPRGTVLGIAPFNFPLNLSAHKVAPAIAVGAPIILKPAPATPISSLILGELLAETDLPAGSWSVLTVPNDRMPALVQDERLPVISFTGSGPVGYSIMESVPRKHCTLELGGNAAAVVLGDYASEEDLDWAATRIATFSNYQGGQSCISVQRVIVDAAVHDRLLPKIVAAVEAQVTGDPSDPTTEVGPLVSEDAAKRVESWVDEAVQAGAQLLTGGKRDGATYAPTVLTELPDGVTLSCEEVFGPVLSVQKVNGEAEAFEAVNSSKYGLQAGVFTHDLQTAFRAHRALEVGGVIIGDVPSYRADQMPYGGAKQSGVGREGVRYAMDDYTYERVLVLTGLAL; from the coding sequence ATGACTTCCACCCACGCCTTCTGGCTCGCCGGCCGCCAGGCCACCGGTGAGGACAGCTTCGACGTCACCAACCCCTGGGACGGCCGTCTCGTCGGCACCGTCAGCGTGCCGACCGACGCCCAGGTCGAGGAGGCCGTCGCGGCCGCGCACGCCGTGCGCGAGGAGTTCGCCGCGACGCCGGCCCACGTCCGGGCCGCCGCGCTGGACCACGTCGTACGGCGCCTGGTGGAGCGCACCGAGGAGATCGCCCAGCTGATCTCGGCCGAGAACGGCAAGCCCATCAAGTGGGCCCGCGGCGAGGTCGGCCGCGCCGTCTCCGTGTTCCGGTTCGCCGCCGAGGAGGCCCGCCGCTTCAACGGCGGCGACGCCCAGCGCCTGGACACCGACGCCGGCGGCACCGGCCGCCTCGGCCTGACCCGACGCTTCCCGCGCGGCACGGTCCTCGGCATCGCGCCGTTCAACTTCCCGCTGAACCTGAGCGCCCACAAGGTGGCCCCGGCCATCGCCGTCGGCGCCCCGATCATCCTGAAGCCCGCCCCGGCCACCCCGATCTCCTCGCTGATCCTGGGCGAGCTGCTGGCCGAGACCGACCTGCCGGCCGGTTCGTGGTCCGTGCTGACGGTCCCCAACGACCGGATGCCCGCCCTGGTCCAGGACGAGCGGCTGCCCGTCATCTCCTTCACCGGCTCCGGCCCGGTCGGCTACTCGATCATGGAGTCGGTGCCGCGCAAGCACTGCACCCTGGAGCTCGGTGGCAACGCCGCCGCGGTCGTCCTCGGCGACTACGCCTCCGAGGAGGACCTGGACTGGGCCGCGACCCGCATCGCGACCTTCTCCAACTACCAGGGCGGCCAGTCCTGCATCTCGGTGCAGCGGGTCATCGTGGACGCCGCGGTCCACGACCGGCTGCTCCCGAAGATCGTCGCCGCCGTCGAGGCCCAGGTCACCGGTGACCCGTCGGACCCCACCACCGAGGTCGGCCCGCTGGTCAGCGAGGACGCCGCCAAGCGCGTCGAGTCCTGGGTCGACGAGGCCGTGCAGGCCGGCGCCCAGCTGCTCACCGGCGGCAAGCGGGACGGCGCCACCTACGCGCCCACCGTGCTCACCGAGCTCCCGGACGGCGTCACCCTCTCCTGCGAGGAGGTCTTCGGACCGGTGCTGTCCGTGCAGAAGGTCAACGGCGAGGCCGAGGCGTTCGAGGCCGTCAACTCCTCCAAGTACGGCCTGCAGGCAGGGGTGTTCACGCACGACCTGCAGACCGCCTTCCGCGCCCACCGGGCCCTGGAGGTCGGCGGCGTGATCATCGGCGACGTCCCCTCCTACCGCGCGGACCAGATGCCGTACGGCGGTGCCAAGCAGTCCGGCGTCGGCCGCGAGGGCGTCCGCTACGCCATGGACGACTACACCTACGAGCGGGTGCTGGTCCTCACCGGCCTCGCCCTGTAG
- a CDS encoding ATP/GTP-binding protein translates to MDTEGTYGSRDTRSGHPVPRPAGPPPPELPPRPGHAPTVGPSLGDWLRTPRAAAEPGLWRFGHRPRPEADPDRVPDRSLIGGAVVALLAALLVWSLWRNGYVPHSRILLELVTPSDWWGLERPMSAVTALSVYNSLVAVLVIWGFGRLGNWREVFRRYAVDHPLPSRMLRTALTAAVLIWCFVNADDVLPFDNLALGLTPHSWLFSGTAEEVAAQVETFTTVFHLTGAAVILLLIGRAADWPGTVRELRGGRRSGPEPEKAPAEDPADWPLLRAAGQQEAADRLAAEQRTGRMNDVDCVRIRRAWSGVEADPARLRPFVDAVLGQGAAACPHPSKARDLPARSATHDLLTSQVRLGRYPDRDRSPAARRGAGAALDPAVLGASLLAVGPFGAGKTGHLVRPVVESLALQALAGKAVVVAVCAAGTPLGADEGYDVVIKPGDPSSAHDLDLYSGTDDADEAAALLAEALAGDLPDVDARRATTALAQLLGPYRAAHGRFPTVPVLRELLEGSPGALAELRARLDADTHRSYIRELDGRARQTAIPGDPGLRLAERLASLDRPAFAGFFDPGPATRAFSARTLEHPLRVRIDLPERAHPEAARLLTRLVLAQFTTGAAARTDRSLFAFLALDDATHTVTAESVRAVQRLRSRNAGVLLTLRGLDDVPEGLHTTLLGSFGCHMAFSGVTTWDGRLFAQAWGTEWVETTEVAKHTVFADQPLTRAVHALRKLVTGKAVTTDAVTVRQVERERWSASELAHQVPAGHAVLSLTTVDNEHAPPLLVDLNG, encoded by the coding sequence ATGGACACCGAGGGCACGTACGGCTCGCGCGACACCCGCTCCGGTCATCCGGTGCCGCGCCCGGCAGGCCCGCCACCGCCCGAACTGCCGCCGAGGCCCGGCCACGCGCCCACGGTCGGCCCCTCCCTCGGCGACTGGCTCCGCACCCCGCGCGCGGCGGCCGAGCCCGGCCTGTGGCGGTTCGGCCACCGGCCCCGCCCCGAGGCCGACCCCGACCGGGTGCCCGACCGCTCCCTGATCGGCGGCGCCGTGGTGGCGCTGCTCGCCGCCCTGCTGGTCTGGTCGCTCTGGCGCAACGGCTACGTGCCCCACAGCCGCATCCTGCTGGAACTGGTCACCCCCTCCGACTGGTGGGGGCTCGAACGCCCCATGTCGGCCGTGACCGCGCTCTCCGTCTACAACAGTCTGGTCGCCGTCCTGGTGATCTGGGGCTTCGGCCGTCTCGGCAACTGGCGCGAGGTGTTCCGCCGCTACGCCGTCGACCACCCCCTGCCGAGCCGGATGCTGCGCACCGCGCTGACCGCCGCCGTGCTCATCTGGTGCTTCGTGAACGCCGACGACGTGCTGCCCTTCGACAACCTGGCGCTGGGACTGACGCCGCACTCCTGGCTCTTCAGCGGTACCGCCGAAGAGGTCGCGGCGCAGGTGGAGACCTTCACGACGGTCTTCCACCTGACGGGGGCCGCCGTGATCCTGCTGCTGATCGGGCGGGCCGCCGACTGGCCCGGGACCGTCCGCGAGCTGCGCGGGGGACGCAGGAGCGGCCCGGAGCCGGAGAAGGCACCGGCGGAGGACCCGGCCGACTGGCCGCTGCTGCGCGCCGCGGGCCAGCAGGAGGCCGCCGACCGGCTGGCCGCGGAACAGCGCACCGGCCGCATGAACGATGTCGACTGCGTACGCATCCGGCGCGCCTGGAGCGGCGTGGAGGCCGACCCCGCACGGCTCCGCCCGTTCGTCGACGCCGTGCTCGGCCAGGGCGCGGCGGCCTGCCCGCACCCCTCGAAGGCCCGGGATCTGCCGGCCCGTTCCGCCACCCACGACCTGCTCACCTCGCAGGTCCGGCTCGGCCGCTACCCGGACCGCGACCGCAGCCCGGCCGCCCGGCGGGGCGCGGGCGCCGCCCTCGATCCGGCGGTGCTGGGCGCGTCCCTGCTGGCCGTCGGACCTTTCGGCGCCGGCAAGACCGGGCACCTGGTGCGCCCGGTCGTGGAGTCGCTCGCCCTCCAGGCCCTCGCCGGGAAGGCGGTGGTCGTGGCCGTCTGCGCGGCCGGCACCCCGCTCGGGGCCGACGAGGGCTACGACGTGGTGATCAAGCCGGGCGACCCGTCCTCCGCCCACGACCTGGACCTGTACAGCGGAACGGACGACGCCGACGAAGCCGCCGCCCTGCTCGCCGAGGCCCTCGCCGGGGACCTGCCCGACGTCGACGCACGGCGGGCCACCACGGCACTGGCCCAGCTCCTCGGCCCGTACCGGGCGGCCCACGGACGCTTCCCCACCGTCCCGGTGCTCCGCGAACTCCTCGAGGGCTCGCCCGGGGCCCTGGCGGAGCTGCGGGCCCGGCTCGACGCCGACACGCACCGCTCCTACATCCGCGAACTCGACGGCCGGGCCCGGCAGACGGCCATCCCCGGCGACCCCGGCCTCCGGCTCGCCGAACGGCTCGCGTCCCTGGACCGGCCGGCCTTCGCCGGGTTCTTCGACCCCGGGCCCGCCACCCGCGCCTTCTCGGCGCGCACCCTCGAACACCCGCTGCGGGTCCGCATCGACCTCCCCGAGCGCGCCCACCCGGAGGCCGCCCGCCTCCTCACCCGCCTGGTGCTCGCCCAGTTCACCACCGGCGCCGCGGCCCGCACGGACCGCTCCCTGTTCGCCTTCCTGGCCCTGGACGACGCCACCCACACCGTCACCGCCGAGTCCGTACGGGCCGTGCAGCGGCTGCGGAGCCGCAACGCGGGGGTACTGCTCACCCTGCGCGGACTGGACGACGTCCCCGAGGGCCTGCACACGACGCTGCTGGGCTCCTTCGGCTGCCACATGGCCTTCTCCGGCGTCACCACCTGGGACGGGCGGCTCTTCGCACAGGCGTGGGGCACCGAGTGGGTGGAGACCACCGAGGTCGCCAAGCACACGGTCTTCGCCGACCAGCCGCTCACCCGGGCCGTGCACGCCCTGCGCAAGCTCGTCACCGGCAAGGCGGTGACCACCGACGCGGTCACCGTCCGCCAGGTCGAGCGGGAGCGCTGGTCGGCCTCCGAACTGGCCCACCAGGTGCCCGCCGGACACGCGGTCCTCTCCCTGACGACGGTCGACAACGAGCACGCGCCGCCGCTGCTGGTGGACCTGAACGGCTGA
- a CDS encoding phosphatase PAP2 family protein: MLFALTTWQVAAGGPVRGLDERIGRAVVGRGPLRLTEFLADLGNMQVALPVLGLAVVRSLVRGERRAPLCAVLAMVAVPLLVVPLKAWIARPGPLTEVTGYYPSGHAATAVVAYGAAALLLAPHARRPWSWMMPVAAALLATATGIGLVLRGYHWPLDVLGSWWLCGALLVGFRLRGRGGRSRSPGSQGVRASGAGGQSPK; encoded by the coding sequence GTGCTGTTCGCGCTCACCACCTGGCAGGTCGCGGCCGGGGGCCCGGTGCGTGGTCTCGACGAGCGGATCGGGCGGGCGGTCGTGGGGCGCGGCCCCCTCCGGTTGACGGAGTTCCTCGCCGATCTCGGCAACATGCAGGTCGCGCTCCCGGTGCTGGGCCTCGCGGTCGTGCGGTCCCTGGTGCGCGGCGAGCGCCGCGCGCCGTTGTGCGCGGTCCTGGCGATGGTCGCGGTGCCGCTCCTCGTCGTGCCGCTGAAGGCCTGGATCGCCCGTCCGGGGCCGCTGACGGAGGTCACCGGCTACTACCCGTCCGGGCACGCGGCGACGGCCGTGGTGGCGTACGGGGCCGCGGCGCTGCTGCTCGCGCCGCACGCGCGGCGGCCGTGGTCGTGGATGATGCCCGTCGCCGCTGCCTTGCTGGCCACGGCGACGGGCATCGGTCTGGTGCTGCGCGGCTACCACTGGCCGCTGGACGTGCTGGGCAGCTGGTGGTTGTGCGGGGCGCTGCTGGTCGGTTTCCGGCTCCGTGGCCGGGGCGGGCGTTCCCGGTCGCCCGGATCCCAGGGGGTCCGGGCTTCCGGAGCGGGGGGTCAGTCGCCGAAGTAG
- a CDS encoding glycoside hydrolase family 18 protein: protein MERTGPPARFTGLVAAFSAALLAAGGLTALAPSAAAADVDLARNGGFESGLDGWSCTGGSGAVVSTPAHSGTSALKATPAGGDNAKCFQTVTVQPDSTYTLSSWVQGSYVYLGAEGTGTTDVRTWTQSSADWKQLTTTFKTGPSTTSVTVYTHGWYGTPAYYADDLTLVGPGGAPVELPAAPTGLKTGTVTASSVGLSWTGSTGATGYNVYRGDTKVLSVTGTSATVTGLTASTAYSFRVAATNSAGESAKSAAVSATTTAGGGDGNGGDLPAHALVGYLHASFANGSGYTRMADVPDSWDVIDLAFGEPTSVTSGDIRFSLCPVTECPNVESVDEFKAAIKAKQAKGKKVLISIGGQNGQVQLTTTAARDTFVSSVSKIIDEYGLDGLDIDFEGHSLSLNTGDTDFRNPTTPVVVNLISAVKTLKAKYGEKFVLTMAPETFFVQLGYQFYGSGPWGGQDPRAGAYLPVIHALRDDLTLLHVQDYNSGSIMGLDNQYHSMGGADFHIAMTDMLLTGFPVAGDQTKVFPPLRPDQVAIGLPASTQAGNGHTSPAEVTKALNCLTKKTDCGSYTTHGTWPQLRGLMSWSINWDRFNNGEFAKNFDAYFGD, encoded by the coding sequence GTGGAACGCACGGGACCACCCGCCCGATTCACCGGACTTGTGGCCGCCTTCTCGGCGGCGCTGCTCGCCGCGGGCGGCCTGACCGCCCTCGCCCCGTCCGCCGCGGCCGCCGACGTCGACCTGGCGCGCAACGGCGGCTTCGAGTCCGGCCTGGACGGCTGGAGCTGCACCGGCGGCAGCGGAGCCGTCGTCAGCACCCCGGCCCACAGCGGCACTTCGGCGCTGAAGGCGACCCCGGCCGGCGGCGACAACGCCAAGTGCTTCCAGACCGTGACGGTGCAGCCGGACTCCACGTACACGCTGAGCAGCTGGGTGCAGGGCTCGTACGTCTACCTCGGAGCCGAGGGCACCGGCACCACCGACGTCCGCACCTGGACCCAGTCGTCCGCCGACTGGAAGCAGCTCACCACCACCTTCAAAACCGGGCCGTCCACCACCTCGGTGACCGTCTACACCCACGGCTGGTACGGCACCCCGGCCTACTACGCCGACGACCTCACCCTCGTCGGACCCGGCGGCGCCCCCGTCGAACTGCCCGCCGCCCCCACCGGACTGAAGACCGGCACGGTCACCGCGTCCTCGGTCGGCCTGTCCTGGACCGGCTCCACCGGAGCCACCGGCTACAACGTCTACCGGGGCGACACCAAGGTCCTCTCCGTCACCGGCACCTCCGCCACCGTCACCGGGCTGACCGCCTCGACCGCGTACAGCTTCCGGGTCGCCGCCACCAACTCCGCGGGCGAGTCCGCCAAGTCCGCCGCCGTGTCCGCCACCACCACGGCGGGCGGCGGGGACGGGAACGGTGGCGACCTGCCCGCCCACGCCCTCGTCGGCTACCTGCACGCCAGCTTCGCCAACGGCTCCGGCTACACGCGCATGGCGGACGTCCCCGACTCCTGGGACGTCATCGACCTGGCCTTCGGCGAGCCCACCTCGGTCACCTCCGGCGACATCCGCTTCTCGCTCTGCCCGGTCACCGAGTGCCCGAACGTCGAGTCCGTCGACGAGTTCAAGGCCGCCATCAAGGCCAAGCAGGCCAAGGGCAAGAAGGTCCTGATCTCCATCGGCGGCCAGAACGGCCAGGTGCAGCTCACCACCACCGCCGCCCGGGACACCTTCGTCTCCTCCGTCAGCAAGATCATCGACGAGTACGGCCTGGACGGCCTCGACATCGACTTCGAGGGCCACTCGCTCTCGCTGAACACCGGCGACACCGACTTCCGGAACCCCACGACCCCGGTCGTCGTCAACCTGATCTCCGCGGTGAAGACCCTCAAGGCCAAGTACGGCGAGAAGTTCGTCCTCACCATGGCGCCCGAGACCTTCTTCGTGCAGCTCGGCTACCAGTTCTACGGCTCGGGCCCCTGGGGCGGCCAGGACCCCCGGGCCGGCGCCTACCTGCCGGTCATCCACGCCCTGCGCGACGACCTGACCCTGCTGCACGTCCAGGACTACAACTCGGGCTCCATCATGGGCCTGGACAACCAGTACCACTCGATGGGCGGCGCGGACTTCCACATCGCCATGACCGACATGCTGCTCACCGGGTTCCCGGTGGCCGGCGACCAGACCAAGGTCTTCCCCCCGCTGCGGCCCGACCAGGTCGCCATCGGCCTGCCGGCCTCCACCCAGGCGGGCAACGGCCACACCTCGCCCGCCGAGGTCACCAAGGCGCTGAACTGCCTGACCAAGAAGACCGACTGCGGCTCGTACACCACCCACGGCACCTGGCCCCAGCTGCGCGGGCTGATGTCGTGGTCGATCAACTGGGACCGCTTCAACAACGGGGAGTTCGCGAAGAACTTCGACGCCTACTTCGGCGACTGA
- the gabT gene encoding 4-aminobutyrate--2-oxoglutarate transaminase, producing the protein MTEIPQERRVVTAIPGPKSVELQARRLNTVAAGVGSTLPVFTARAGGGIIEDVDGNRLIDLGSGIAVTSVGASAEAVVRRASAQLADFTHTCFMVTPYEGYVEVCEQLAELTPGDHPKKSALFNSGAEAVENAVKIARIHTKRTAVVVFDHGYHGRTNLTMALTAKNMPYKQGFGPFAPEVYRVPVAYGYRWPTGAENAGAEASAQAIDQINKQIGAENVAAIIIEPVLGEGGFIEPAKGFLPAIAQFAKDNGIVFVADEIQSGFCRTGQWFACEDEGIVPDLITTAKGIAGGLPLSAVTGRAEIMDSAHAGGLGGTYGGNPVACAGALGAIETMRELDLNGKAKRIEEVMKGRLAEMQAKLDNGDIIGDIRGRGAMIAIELVKSGTKDPHPEAAAKLAKACHAQGVLVLTCGTYGNVLRFLPPLVIGEDLLNEALDVIEQAFAGI; encoded by the coding sequence ATGACCGAAATTCCGCAGGAGCGACGCGTCGTCACCGCCATTCCCGGCCCGAAGTCGGTGGAGCTGCAGGCCCGTCGGCTGAACACGGTGGCGGCGGGCGTGGGCTCCACCCTGCCGGTGTTCACCGCCCGCGCCGGCGGCGGAATCATCGAGGACGTGGACGGCAACCGCCTGATCGACCTCGGCTCCGGCATCGCCGTGACGTCGGTCGGCGCCTCCGCCGAGGCCGTCGTGCGCCGCGCGTCCGCGCAGCTCGCCGACTTCACCCACACCTGTTTCATGGTCACGCCGTACGAGGGCTACGTCGAGGTCTGCGAGCAGCTCGCCGAGCTGACGCCGGGCGACCACCCCAAGAAGTCGGCGCTGTTCAACTCGGGCGCCGAGGCCGTCGAGAACGCGGTGAAGATCGCCCGCATCCACACCAAGCGCACCGCGGTCGTCGTCTTCGACCACGGCTACCACGGCCGCACCAACCTCACGATGGCGCTGACCGCCAAGAACATGCCGTACAAGCAGGGCTTCGGCCCGTTCGCGCCCGAGGTGTACCGGGTGCCGGTGGCGTACGGCTACCGCTGGCCGACCGGTGCCGAGAACGCCGGTGCCGAGGCGTCCGCCCAGGCCATCGACCAGATCAACAAGCAGATCGGCGCGGAGAACGTCGCCGCGATCATCATCGAGCCGGTGCTCGGCGAGGGCGGCTTCATCGAGCCGGCCAAGGGCTTCCTCCCGGCGATCGCCCAGTTCGCCAAGGACAACGGCATCGTCTTCGTCGCCGACGAGATCCAGTCCGGCTTCTGCCGCACCGGCCAGTGGTTCGCCTGCGAGGACGAGGGCATCGTCCCGGACCTGATCACCACCGCCAAGGGCATCGCGGGCGGTCTCCCGCTCTCCGCCGTGACCGGCCGCGCCGAGATCATGGACTCCGCCCACGCCGGTGGCCTCGGCGGCACCTACGGCGGCAACCCGGTCGCCTGCGCGGGTGCCCTCGGCGCCATCGAGACGATGCGCGAGCTGGACCTGAACGGGAAGGCCAAGCGCATCGAGGAGGTCATGAAGGGCCGCCTCGCCGAGATGCAGGCGAAGCTCGACAACGGCGACATCATCGGTGACATCCGCGGCCGCGGCGCGATGATCGCGATCGAGCTGGTGAAGTCCGGCACGAAGGACCCGCACCCGGAGGCCGCCGCGAAGCTCGCCAAGGCGTGCCACGCCCAGGGCGTGCTGGTCCTCACCTGCGGCACGTACGGCAACGTCCTGCGCTTCCTGCCGCCGCTGGTGATCGGCGAGGACCTGCTGAACGAGGCGCTCGACGTCATCGAGCAGGCGTTCGCCGGGATCTGA
- a CDS encoding PucR family transcriptional regulator, protein MPLTLASLVQHSALRLTVRAGADRLDVPVRWAHASELTDPVPYMEGGEFLLVTATNLDAENPEAMRRYVRRLAGAGVVGLGFAVGVNYDEVPRALIDAAGEAGFPLLEVPRRTPFIAIAKAVSSTIAEEQYRAVTAGFEVQRELTRAALSGDGPGELLGRLAAHLDGWAALYDAAGRVVAAAPEWAARRAARLTPDVKRLRDRPAPASMVVGGAEDRVELQSLGTGRRVGGALAVGTDAALGTAGRYAVHSAVALLTLTTARSRSLQGAEQRLGAAVLRMLLAGQPDHARAVAGDLYGDLLDAPFRLLIAEASDPAAPAALGEAMEAAAFRTGEALLAVPEGGRLVVLAADGGAAVAACAAHAAAQEARTPAEGGAEEGRVVVGLSAPAGPIAVSAAYKQAEQALSVARRRGRALVEHEELAAGSVLPLLADDAVRAFADGMLRALREHDAKGRGDLVASLRAWLAHHGQWDAAAVDLGVHRHTLRYRMRRVEEILGRSLDDADVRMELWLALKATSNPPPES, encoded by the coding sequence ATGCCCCTCACTCTCGCCTCGCTCGTCCAGCACTCCGCGCTCAGGCTCACGGTGCGCGCGGGTGCGGACCGGCTCGACGTGCCCGTCCGCTGGGCGCACGCCAGCGAGCTGACCGACCCCGTCCCGTACATGGAGGGCGGCGAGTTCCTGCTCGTCACCGCCACCAACCTCGACGCCGAGAACCCCGAGGCGATGCGACGGTACGTACGGCGGCTGGCCGGGGCCGGGGTCGTCGGCCTGGGCTTCGCCGTCGGCGTCAACTACGACGAGGTGCCGCGCGCGCTGATCGACGCCGCCGGGGAGGCCGGGTTCCCGCTGCTCGAAGTGCCCCGCCGCACCCCGTTCATCGCCATCGCCAAGGCGGTCTCCTCGACGATCGCCGAGGAGCAGTACCGGGCCGTGACGGCCGGGTTCGAGGTCCAGCGGGAACTGACCAGGGCCGCGCTCTCGGGCGACGGACCCGGGGAACTCCTCGGCCGTCTCGCCGCCCACCTCGACGGCTGGGCCGCGCTGTACGACGCGGCGGGCCGGGTCGTCGCCGCGGCCCCCGAATGGGCCGCCCGCCGCGCCGCCCGGCTCACTCCCGACGTGAAACGCCTGCGGGACCGCCCCGCCCCGGCCAGCATGGTCGTCGGCGGCGCCGAGGACCGGGTCGAGCTCCAGTCCCTGGGTACCGGCCGCCGGGTCGGGGGAGCGCTGGCCGTCGGCACCGACGCGGCGCTCGGCACCGCCGGACGGTACGCCGTGCACTCCGCCGTCGCCCTGCTGACCCTGACCACCGCCCGCTCCCGCTCCCTTCAGGGCGCCGAACAGCGCCTGGGCGCCGCGGTGCTGCGCATGCTGCTGGCCGGCCAACCCGACCACGCGCGGGCAGTCGCGGGGGACCTGTACGGGGACCTCCTCGACGCCCCCTTCCGGCTGCTCATCGCGGAGGCGTCCGACCCCGCGGCCCCGGCGGCGCTCGGCGAGGCGATGGAGGCAGCGGCCTTCCGGACCGGCGAGGCCCTGCTGGCCGTTCCCGAGGGCGGCCGGCTCGTCGTCCTCGCCGCGGACGGCGGCGCCGCGGTCGCGGCCTGCGCCGCCCACGCGGCGGCCCAGGAGGCGCGCACCCCCGCCGAAGGGGGCGCGGAGGAGGGCCGGGTGGTCGTGGGCCTCTCCGCACCGGCCGGCCCGATCGCCGTCTCCGCCGCGTACAAGCAGGCCGAGCAGGCCCTTTCGGTGGCCCGGCGCCGGGGCAGGGCACTGGTCGAGCACGAGGAGCTGGCGGCCGGCTCGGTGCTCCCGCTGCTCGCCGACGACGCGGTACGGGCCTTCGCCGACGGGATGCTCCGGGCCCTGCGCGAGCACGACGCCAAGGGGCGCGGCGACCTGGTGGCCTCGCTGCGCGCCTGGCTCGCCCACCACGGCCAGTGGGACGCGGCGGCGGTGGACCTGGGCGTGCACCGGCACACCCTGCGTTACCGGATGCGCCGGGTGGAGGAGATCCTGGGCCGTTCGCTGGACGACGCGGACGTCCGGATGGAGTTGTGGCTGGCCCTGAAGGCCACGAGCAACCCGCCGCCGGAGTCGTAG